A stretch of the Pseudomonas helvetica genome encodes the following:
- a CDS encoding phage major tail tube protein, which translates to MIPQTLFNTNLFVDGVSFAGDVPSLTLPKLATKTDEYRGGGMAGSIEMDQGLEKMEASFVTKGVRRESLKHFGLADGTAFNATFRAAFKGQKGAITAVVATLRGRLKEVDLGDWKAGDPAEIKHAIAVSYYKLEIDGRLMYEIDMVAGVQVIDGKDQLAEVRAALGL; encoded by the coding sequence ATGATTCCTCAAACTTTGTTTAACACCAACCTGTTCGTCGACGGGGTGAGCTTTGCCGGCGACGTGCCAAGCCTGACGCTGCCCAAGCTGGCCACCAAGACTGACGAGTATCGCGGCGGCGGCATGGCCGGCTCGATCGAGATGGATCAGGGCCTTGAGAAAATGGAAGCGTCCTTTGTCACCAAGGGCGTGCGCCGTGAGTCGCTGAAGCACTTCGGCCTGGCCGATGGCACGGCCTTCAATGCCACTTTTCGGGCCGCGTTCAAGGGGCAAAAGGGGGCGATTACTGCCGTTGTCGCTACCCTGCGCGGCCGGCTCAAAGAGGTTGACCTGGGCGACTGGAAGGCCGGCGACCCGGCCGAGATCAAGCACGCGATTGCGGTCAGCTACTACAAGCTCGAAATCGACGGCCGCCTGATGTACGAAATCGACATGGTCGCCGGCGTTCAGGTGATCGACGGCAAAGACCAATTGGCGGAAGTACGCGCCGCGCTCGGCCTCTAA
- a CDS encoding phage tail sheath family protein, with protein sequence MSFFHGVTTTDVKTGARTISLPSSSIIGLCDTFIPGVLGGGTAKAGELKLITTEREAIAAFGPDSAITKACKAIYAKAKAVIVAIGVPKLEDVALQTSAIIGGVLASGQRTGLQALLDGKSLFNAQPRLLIAPGHTATQAVATALDSLAQKLRAIGIIDGPGTTDEAAMAYAKNFGSRNLFMVDPGVQYWDTDLSKTVDVPGSAWAAGLFAWTDAEYGFWASPSNKELTGITGTTRAVEYLDGDETCRANLLNNANIATFIRDDGYRLWGNRTLSSDPKWAFVTRVRTLFILMDAVQASHKWAVDRSITKTYVSDVTNGLDAFMRDLKAQGAIINFEVFPDTERNTPSQIAEGKVYWRIRFTDVPPAENPNFLFEVTDQWMTEVLEAA encoded by the coding sequence ATGAGTTTCTTTCACGGCGTTACGACCACCGATGTCAAGACCGGCGCGCGCACCATTTCGTTGCCGTCGTCTTCGATCATTGGCCTCTGCGACACCTTCATCCCGGGCGTTCTCGGTGGTGGCACCGCCAAGGCCGGCGAGCTGAAGTTGATCACCACCGAGCGCGAAGCCATTGCCGCCTTCGGCCCCGATTCGGCGATCACCAAGGCCTGTAAGGCGATCTATGCCAAAGCCAAGGCGGTGATTGTCGCCATCGGCGTGCCCAAGCTGGAAGACGTCGCGCTGCAAACCTCGGCGATCATCGGCGGGGTGTTGGCCTCGGGTCAGCGTACCGGCCTGCAGGCGTTGCTTGATGGAAAAAGCCTGTTCAACGCCCAGCCGCGGCTGCTGATCGCGCCGGGCCATACGGCCACGCAAGCGGTGGCTACGGCGCTCGATAGCCTGGCGCAGAAGCTACGGGCCATCGGCATCATCGACGGGCCTGGCACTACCGATGAGGCCGCCATGGCCTACGCCAAGAACTTCGGCAGTCGCAACCTGTTCATGGTTGACCCCGGCGTGCAGTACTGGGACACCGACCTCAGTAAGACGGTTGATGTACCGGGCTCGGCCTGGGCGGCGGGCTTGTTCGCCTGGACCGATGCGGAATATGGCTTTTGGGCGTCGCCGTCGAACAAGGAGTTAACCGGTATCACCGGCACGACCCGCGCCGTCGAGTACCTGGACGGCGACGAGACGTGCCGGGCCAACCTGCTGAACAACGCGAATATCGCGACGTTCATTCGCGACGATGGCTACCGACTGTGGGGTAACCGCACGCTGTCGAGCGATCCGAAATGGGCGTTCGTCACCCGCGTTCGCACGCTGTTCATCCTCATGGATGCCGTGCAAGCCAGTCACAAATGGGCCGTTGACCGCTCGATCACCAAGACTTACGTCAGTGACGTGACTAACGGTCTGGATGCGTTCATGCGCGACCTGAAAGCCCAGGGCGCGATTATCAATTTCGAAGTGTTCCCGGACACCGAGCGGAACACGCCCAGCCAAATCGCCGAGGGCAAAGTCTATTGGCGCATTCGCTTCACCGACGTGCCGCCGGCCGAAAACCCGAATTTCCTTTTTGAAGTCACCGATCAGTGGATGACCGAAGTTCTTGAAGCAGCCTAA
- a CDS encoding phage tail protein, whose protein sequence is MGKYLYSASTGGVYRKGFHAVIPEDALSISDDVYRDLFAEPLPPGRVVVPGEDGLPLVVDSPGLSNEALAAAERAWRNAQLSQTDSLVARHRDELEDEGGATTLGAEQYAELQAFRRALRNWPEGDEFPLVDHRPAPPPWLIPQLQ, encoded by the coding sequence ATGGGCAAGTATCTGTACTCAGCCTCAACAGGCGGGGTCTATCGAAAGGGGTTTCACGCGGTGATTCCTGAAGATGCTTTGTCGATTTCTGATGATGTATACCGGGATCTGTTTGCGGAGCCGCTGCCGCCCGGCCGGGTCGTAGTACCCGGCGAGGACGGCTTGCCGCTCGTTGTTGATAGCCCTGGATTATCGAATGAAGCACTAGCTGCAGCTGAGCGAGCATGGCGCAATGCCCAGCTATCGCAAACCGACAGCTTGGTGGCGCGGCACCGCGACGAGCTGGAAGATGAGGGCGGAGCAACAACCCTTGGCGCCGAGCAATACGCCGAGCTGCAAGCGTTCCGTCGGGCGCTTCGAAACTGGCCAGAAGGAGACGAGTTTCCGCTTGTTGATCACCGTCCTGCGCCCCCGCCTTGGCTGATCCCCCAGCTCCAATAA
- a CDS encoding phage tail assembly protein, which translates to MTQATDKPLPAWLSINADGAVVTLTRPIEASGVNVEALTMRAPSVRAVRAADRASNGDDEQRELMLFAGLTEVGLKDLEGLKLTDYRRVQAAYSHLAPDTDYSTSMPAWLSITTDQALVTLSCPSEINGVMVDKLALRSPTVRDVREANRDAGGDAEQRELVLFAALSGAPVADLEGLKLVDFNRLQAGYFRMDNDDGL; encoded by the coding sequence ATGACTCAAGCAACTGATAAACCACTGCCGGCCTGGCTGTCGATCAACGCTGACGGCGCCGTGGTGACGCTCACGCGTCCGATCGAGGCCAGCGGGGTCAACGTCGAAGCACTGACTATGCGCGCGCCGTCGGTGCGCGCAGTGCGTGCGGCTGATCGCGCATCCAACGGCGACGACGAGCAGCGCGAGCTGATGCTGTTCGCTGGCTTGACTGAGGTCGGGCTCAAGGATCTTGAAGGGCTCAAGCTGACGGACTATCGCCGTGTACAGGCGGCCTATTCGCACCTGGCGCCTGATACCGATTACTCGACGTCGATGCCGGCGTGGCTGTCGATCACCACCGATCAGGCGTTGGTGACGTTGTCGTGCCCGAGCGAAATCAACGGCGTGATGGTCGACAAGCTCGCCTTGCGTTCGCCGACCGTGCGCGACGTGCGGGAGGCCAATCGCGACGCCGGCGGCGACGCCGAGCAGCGCGAGCTGGTGTTGTTTGCCGCCTTGTCCGGTGCGCCTGTCGCGGATCTGGAGGGCCTAAAGCTGGTGGACTTCAACCGCTTGCAGGCCGGCTATTTTCGCATGGACAACGACGACGGGCTTTAA